The Daucus carota subsp. sativus chromosome 9, DH1 v3.0, whole genome shotgun sequence genome window below encodes:
- the LOC108200286 gene encoding uncharacterized protein LOC108200286 isoform X1: MYNLTCYYPHKRLPHRWRIESWMKGTTSVDLPNMVLFTSLMFTVLCFYNKCGSLFTGFLIKEFNNSTEKIKNLVEKIGIKLKENRIEYLGAVFQILNIAFSSSLLRDAQKWKSNFIAGMAIFAFLCYCVEVSVELRRLEVTRTYIRPERMNNIIVWFFTKKHVLQCLVPLLTCVYKSHHMEDTRESVSFIIQMSIHVVGQLAFMYARDRYYFYAAN; the protein is encoded by the exons ATGTACAACTTAACTTGTTACTACCCTCACAAACGCCTTCCTCATAGGTGGAGGATTGAGAGCTGGATGAAA GGCACAACGAGTGTTGACTTGCCAAATATGGTGCTGTTTACTAGTTTAATGTTTACGGTGTTGTGCTTCTACAACAAGTGTGGATCTCTCTTTACCGGTTTCTTGATTAAGGAGTTCAACAACTCGACTGAGAAGATCAAAAACCTGGTTGAAAAGATAGGGATTAAG CTCAAGGAGAACAGGATCGAATATTTGGGAGCTGTATTTCAGATATTAAACATAGCTTTTTCATCCTCTCTTTTAAGGGATGCACAGAAATGGAAATCGAACTTCATAGCAGGCATGGCGATATTTGCTTTTCTCTGTTACTGTGTTGAGGTCTCTGTGGAACTGAGGAGACTTGAAGTTACCAGAACATATATTCGTCCCGAGAGGATGAACAATATAATAGTCTGGTTTTTCACTAAAAAGCATGTTTTGCAGTGCCTTGTTCCTCTATTAACATGTGTTTATAAAAGCCATCACATGGAAGATACTCGGGAAAGTGtttcatttataattcaaaTGTCCATTCATGTTGTAGGTCAGCTGGCATTCATGTATGCCCGTGATCGATACTATTTCTATGCAGCCAATTGA
- the LOC108200190 gene encoding uncharacterized protein LOC108200190 — protein sequence MKSSEYSVPDGSKSSVYKFWGDEGRDIGKVKCQNPYTWTPGGFSIDNDSLNCRLMILAVCTFVSLIVGVATRGWPSVVQYGLEIVLSFLLVVFGTAIKRHVQFRHFEKELLIHDPKTVKFLDVKEIWPSTTNVSQALKVTRLELLAGLAFVSLIRSLATGEWLSGDLDGHGLEIVLAILLVVMIEKFWMGSFLSTLVAINKLLIACYPISFCAIVTNAQLSNSALEGDYTLQNFSRNDDEHHPLMLSVKKNWVQGTSILDWTDIIMFIGIMLLAVTLYYHNWVLSAFCILWTHIIDLMQALKIKMKQGLVKLKENNVQYLRRGYKLSNLVIASPFLGGGHKWQVCMVVGIALFSVIFYCAEVSVELKKSQVSISNFFLELRNNKKVLFFTARHVLEIFVPLLFSLLAYVRLMEFDRKNHYTETDWPSFALVIQVAIFVVGWLHVIMDDCSPDYFR from the exons ATGAAATCGAGTGAGTACAGCGTGCCTGACGGTTCCAAATCATCTGTGTATAAGTTCTGGGGTGATGAGGGACGTGATATCGGGAAAGTGAAATGTCAAAACCCCTACACATGGACCCCCGGTGGGTTTTCCATTGATAATGATTCACTTAACTGCAGACTTATGATCCTTGCAGTGTGCACTTTTGTTTCTTTGATTGTTGGCGTAGCAACTAGAGGATGGCCATCAGTGGTGCAGTATGGTCTTGAAATTGTTTTAAGTTTCTTGTTAGTGGTCTTTGGCACAGCCATTAAAAGACATGTACAATTCAGACATTTTGAAAAGGAACTCTTAATTCATGATCCAAAAACAGTCAAATTTCTTGACGTAAAAGAAATCTGGCCATCAACTACAAATGTTTCGCAAGCTCTCAAAGTCACACGTCTTGAGTTGCTTGCAGGCTTAGCTTTTGTTTCTTTGATTCGTTCCTTAGCAACCGGAGAATGGCTGTCAGGGGACCTGGATGGTCATGGTCTTGAAATTGTTTTAGCTATCTTGTTAGTGGTCATGATAGAAAAGTTCTGGATG GGCTCTTTTCTGTCTACTCTCGTAGCTATTAATAAGCTACTTATTGCTTGTTACCCCATCTCTTTTTGTGCCATTGTTACCAATGCACAACTTTCCAATTCTGCTTTAGAAG GGGACTACACTTTACAGAACTTCAGTCGTAACGATGACGAACACCACCCTCTTATGTTGAGCGTTAAGAAGAATTGGGTTCAG GGCACATCAATACTTGACTGGACTGATATAATCATGTTCATTGGTATAATGTTGTTGGCTGTGACTCTATACTACCACAACTGGGTGCTCTCTGCCTTTTGCATTCTTTGGACACATATCATAGATTTGATGCAGGCGCTAAAAATAAAGATGAAGCAAGGATTGGTTAAA CTTAAGGAAAACAACGTTCAGTATCTGCGACGTGGATATAAGCTATCTAACTTAGTTATAGCATCCCCGTTTTTAGGTGGTGGACACAAATGGCAAGTTTGCATGGTAGTGGGCATTGCATTATTTTCCGTCATCTTTTATTGTGCCGAGGTATCTGTGGAACTGAAGAAATCTCAAGTATCTATATCAAATTTCTTTTTGGAGTTGAGGAACAATAAGAAAGTGTTGTTTTTCACTGCAAGGCATGTTTTGGAAATTTTTGTTCCTTTGTTATTTTCTCTACTAGCATATGTTCGTTTGATGGAGTTTGATAGAAAAAATCATTACACCGAAACTGATTGGCCAAGTTTTGCACTTGTTATACAAGTAGCCATTTTCGTGGTAGGATGGTTGCATGTGATCATGGATGATTGTAGTCCTGACTATTTTAGAtag
- the LOC108200286 gene encoding uncharacterized protein LOC108200286 isoform X2, whose translation MYNLTCYYPHKRLPHRWRIESWMKGTTSVDLPNMVLFTSLMFTVLCFYNKCGSLFTGFLIKEFNNSTEKIKNLVEKIGIKLKENRIEYLGAVFQILNIAFSSSLLRDAQKWKSNFIAGQLAFMYARDRYYFYAAN comes from the exons ATGTACAACTTAACTTGTTACTACCCTCACAAACGCCTTCCTCATAGGTGGAGGATTGAGAGCTGGATGAAA GGCACAACGAGTGTTGACTTGCCAAATATGGTGCTGTTTACTAGTTTAATGTTTACGGTGTTGTGCTTCTACAACAAGTGTGGATCTCTCTTTACCGGTTTCTTGATTAAGGAGTTCAACAACTCGACTGAGAAGATCAAAAACCTGGTTGAAAAGATAGGGATTAAG CTCAAGGAGAACAGGATCGAATATTTGGGAGCTGTATTTCAGATATTAAACATAGCTTTTTCATCCTCTCTTTTAAGGGATGCACAGAAATGGAAATCGAACTTCATAGCAG GTCAGCTGGCATTCATGTATGCCCGTGATCGATACTATTTCTATGCAGCCAATTGA
- the LOC108201028 gene encoding transcription factor bHLH139, with the protein MESFGSILEGDWSSLDAMYSAEESEFTAQLLNYCSIPNDLHFDPSFRIFSDNADIDHFALGNTCFYPTLKHDSCYAGDFRHILAASDDFVFCNEDIEGENLSSVQILSSGDVYENVLMQLELEGHVADRVSDEEVVLSNSVQKSKKRSANSGDVQINKRRVKAKKNQKIERKDCMNNKEKNAAMQKRSLSNDSMVSHELNGTASNSPDSKEVTPVNSNGEVRAARGSATDPQSLYAKKRRERINEKFRTLQNLVPNGTKVDISTMLEDAVEYVKFLQLQIKLLSSDKWMYAPIAYNGIDLGLDSNLSRPLH; encoded by the exons ATGGAGTCTTTTGGATCAATACTAGAGGGAGACTGGAGTTCTTTAGATGCCATGTACTCAGCTGAAGAATCCGAATTCACCGCGCAGTTACTTAATTACTGTTCCATTCCAAATGACTTGCATTTCGACCCGAGCTTCAGAATTTTCTCTGACAATGCTGATATTGATCATTTTGCACTTGGTAATACTTGTTTTTATCCTACTTTGAAGCATGACAGCTGCTATGCAGGCGATTTTAGGCACATTTTGGCGGCAAGTGATGATTTTGTGTTCtgcaatgaggacattgaaggCGAAAATCTGTCATCGGTTCAGATTTTGTCTAGTGGTGATGTATATGAAAATGTACTTATGCAGCTTGAACTTGAAGGTCATGTGGCAGACCGTGTTTCTGACGAGGAAGTTGTATTGAGCAATTCAGTGCAAAAATCAAAGAAACGATCTGCAAACTCCGGAGAT GTTCAGATAAACAAGAGGAGagtgaaggcaaagaagaatcAGAAGATTGAAAGGAAAGACTGCATGAATAACAAGGAGAAAAATGCTGCAATGCAAAAGCGAAGTTTAAGCAATGACTCCATGGTTTCTCATGAACTAAATGGAACTGCATCAAATTCTCCAGACTCGAAAGAAGTTACACCTGTCAATTCAAATGGTGAAGTGAGAGCTGCTAGGggatcagcaactgatccacaGAGCCTCTACGCAAAG AAACGAAGAGAACGAATAAATGAGAAATTCAGGACATTGCAGAACCTTGTTCCCAATGGAACTAAAGTTGATATTAGTACAATGCTTGAAGATGCTGTTGAGTATGTGAAGTTCCTGCAACTCCAAATTAAA CTCTTGAGCTCCGATAAGTGGATGTATGCACCCATCGCGTACAATGGAATTGATCTCGGACTTGATTCAAACCTCTCCCGGCCACTACATTGA
- the LOC108200301 gene encoding uncharacterized protein LOC108200301, which produces MVVCKCRKATKLYCFVHKVPVCGACICFPEHQICVISTYSEWVIDGEYDWPPKCCKCQAVLEEGTDGQTTRLGCLHVIHTSCLTSHVKEFPPHTAPAGYVCPACSTSIWPPKMVKDSGSRLHSRLKEAISQTGIEKNLFGSHPISPAVTDYRGPPLAFASDPLIHVSSNGGMSTSGVKDAESYSGATGSGLMKPSTIDIEEIEDSAANQANFARSPGATTRKSAVQADKIYSDISYYADDEDANQKKYTRRGTFRNKFLRLLLPFWSSALPTLPVTAPPKKDTSHASEGQEGRTRQHRKSRMDPRKILLFIAIMACMATMGILYYRLAQRGFSEELTEVEQHQP; this is translated from the exons ATGGTGGTCTGCAAATGCCGGAAG GCGACCAAGTTGTACTGTTTTGTGCACAAGGTTCCTGTTTGTGGAGCATGTATATGTTTTCCGGAGCACCAAATATGTGTG ATTTCTACTTATTCAGAATGGGTAATAGATGGTGAGTATGATTGGCCTCCTAAGTGCTGCAAGTGTCAAGCTGTGCTCGAAGAAGGCACTGACGGTCAAACTACACGACTGGGCTGCTTAC ATGTAATACATACAAGCTGTTTGACCTCACATGTTAAAGAATTTCCTCCTCACACTGCTCCAGCTGGATATGTATGTCCAGCCTGTTCAACTTCG ATATGGCCTCCTAAAATGGTTAAAGATTCAGGGTCCCGCCTTCATTCCAGGCTGAAGGAAGCAATTTCGCAG ACTGGCATTGAGAAGAACCTGTTTGGAAGCCATCCAATTTCGCCGGCAGTAACAGATTATAGGGGCCCACCCCTTGCATTTGCTTCTGACCCTTTGATTCATGTATCTAGTAATGGAGGCATGTCCACGTCGGGAGTAAAAGATGCTGAAAGTTATTCAGGTGCAACTGGATCCGGTCTTATGAAACCTTCAACTATTGATATCGAGGAGATAGAGGATAGTGCAGCCAACCAGGCCAATTTTGCAAGAAGT CCTGGTGCTACCACAAGGAAGAGTGCAGTACAAGCAGATAAAATATATTCTGACATTTCATACTATGCCGACGATGAAGATGCAAATCAGAAAAAGTATACTCGAAGGG GTACATTCCGCAATAAGTTTTTAAGACTATTGCTGCCCTTTTGGTCAAGTGCATTACCAACTCTGCCTGTAACTGCACCACCAAAGAAAGATACTTCACATGCAAGCGAAGGTCAGGAGGGTCGTACACGGCAGCATAGAAAATCAAGGATGGATCCAAGGAAAATTCTTCTGTTCATCGCAATTAT GGCGTGTATGGCAACAATGGGTATTCTTTATTACAGACTTGCTCAACGTGGTTTCAGTGAGGAGTTGACTGAAGTCGAGCAGCATCAACCATGA